Proteins from one Psilocybe cubensis strain MGC-MH-2018 chromosome 11, whole genome shotgun sequence genomic window:
- a CDS encoding putative ferric reductase transmembrane component, with protein sequence MDLSPLNASFSAPGIVASRAVDPDKAIRVPRFFSYPKQVLYLVASFIALVSLSHFISLAYRYAIRNRVYSSPRRPSPFRRFPIAVIDSLRAIAFRWTVPIGASYTLNLAEVGMTLGYTGVLLSWTFVNTTTTLGVKVEPHYYANRAATIAASQLPIMTALGMRNNIISWLTGISFDKLNYLHRLSARVICILVWIHAGGRITIGLLDDEAIVNRWVQCGVLAGTTLTLLCILTLRPVRERNYELFLIIHFIFVFMFLLAIYFHLTGRVLTYYGAWPSMIIWGLDRFLRLVNLTVFNFGYLNPWSKTSRDLDASVEVLSPRFLKVTVYRSKHFHWRPGQSAYLTFPSISTFPFQSHPFTISTIESDASVPHQKLTFFIRVRAGFTKTLMQTASSDSTYKVFINGPYSSPPLLMGFQSVILIAGGSGIAFTLPLLLDVLSRAKRNQHVCQKVTFIWAIRDTDQLKWIEEELLSSLEDLPESISISLQFFITSVLENPQQQSWQAESTSDVNDHHVVEVKTPSSSSSHSGSKILDLSCSKLEHGRPDLTTIIKDEIAIGTGPISINVCGTDTLSDTVRKAIRNPRPADILRGGPSVTLHVEAFGGSQ encoded by the exons ATGGATCTCTCTCCTCTAAATGCTTCCTTTAGCGCTCCTGGCATCGTTGCTTCCCGGGCAGTCGATCCAGACAAGGCCATTCGCGTTCCGCGCTTTTTTTCTTATCCCAAACAAGTCTTGTATCTGGTTGCTAGCTTCATAGCCCTCGTCTCGCTTTCCCACTTCATCTCTTTGGCCTATCGGTATGCCATTAGGAACAGGGTGTACTCGAGTCCTCGGCGGCCTTCTCCCTTTCGTCGTTTCCCAATAGCTGTCATTGATTCTTTGAGGGCGATTGCATTTCGATGGACAGTTCCGATCGGTGCTTCGTACACTCTCAATCTGGCTGAGGTAGGGATGACCCTGGGATACACTGGAGTACTTTTGTCGTGGACGTTTGTGAATA CGACAACAACTTTGGGTGTCAAAGTCGAACCACACTACTACGCCAATAGGGCGGCTACTATAGCCGCGTCTCAGCTTCCGATCATGACCGCCCTTGGAATGCGGAACAATATCATTTCTT GGCTGACCGGTATAAGTTTCGACAAG TTGAATTATTTGCATCGCCTTTCCGCTAGAGTTATATGCATCTTGGTGTGGATACATGCAGGAGGGAGA ATCACAATTGG CCTTCTGGATGATGAAGCGATTGTAAACCGCTGGGTACAATGTGGAGTCCTAGCTGGGACTACTCTCACCTTATTGTGCATTCTCACGCTCCGCCCAGTTCGcgaaaggaattatgagctctttctcattatccACTTCATTTTTGTATT TATGTTCCTCCTCGCTATCTATTTTCATCTCACAGGTCGAGT TTTGACCTACTACGGAGCATGGCCATCGATGATTATCTGGGGTCTGGACCGCTTCCTGCGTCTTGTCAACCTTACGGTATTCAATTTTGGATATCTCAATCCATGGTCCAAAACATCCAGAGATTTGGACGCGTCTGTTGAAGTTCTCTCGCCCCGCTTCTTAAAAGTGACAGTCTACCGTTCAAAACATTTCCACTGGCGCCCAGGGCAAAGCGCATATTTGACGTTCCCGTCGATTTCTACTTTTCCATTCCAGTCTCATCCATTCACGATATCAACGATTGAAAGTGACGCATCCGTGCCTCACCAAAAATTGACATTCTTTATACGTGTTCGTGCTGGGTTCACAAAAACTCTGATGCAAACAGCTTCGTCAGACTCGACGTATAAAGTGTTTATCAACGGGCCTTATAGTTCCCCTCCTCTACTTATGGGATTTCAAAGCGTGATTCTGATTGCAG GTGGCTCTGGTATCGCGTTTAcacttcctcttctgttGGACGTGCTCAG CCGAGCTAAGCGCAATCAACATGTGTGCCAAAAGGTGACATTCATATGGGCGATACGAGACACAG ACCAGCTTAAGTGGATTGAGGAAGAACTCCTATCATCATTAGAGGACTTACCCGAGTCTATATCGATTTCTTTGCAATTCTTTATCACTAGCGTCCTCGAAAACCCACAACAACAAAGCTGGCAGGCTGAATCAACATCAGATGTAAATGACCACCATGTCGTTGAGGTTAAAACACCCTCCAGCTCTAGTTCACACTCTGGTTCAAAGATATTAGATTTGTCCTGTTCCAAGCTAGAGCATGGCCGGCCTGACCTTACCACCATAATTAAGGATGAGATTGCCATTGGAACCGGACCAATATCTATAAACG TCTGCGGCACAGACACCTTGTCGGATACTGTTAGGAAGGCTATTAGAAACCCAAGGCCCGCAGATATTCTCCGTGGGGGACCAAGTGTTACGCTCCATGTTGAAGCTTTTGGAGGATCA CAGTGA
- a CDS encoding Ubiquitin-activating enzyme E1-like, with protein sequence MSTAKARSAHAKAILGPELFSKLANTSVLLVGAGGIGCELLKNIVLTGFGKITLLDLDTIDISNLNRQFLFKKKDVKQSKATVAAQTASQFNPNVRITPIHDNIKEPQYDVQWFQQFDIVLNALDNLDARRHVNKMCMAARVPLVESGTAGYLGQVQPLLKDETECFDCIPKPTPKTFPVCTIRSTPSQPIHCIVWSKSYLMGQLFGEDEDAGGELDEAEKQGENKQEIAALRKEAQAFRVVRDSLRDSNATNAAKLAFDKVFNADIKNLLVMADMWKSRSPPTPLDYDAILDETFSIGKGNGTTSSSAVASGSGTNYSPSLKGYANGSAGTSHLKDQRALTLKDNLELFISSTDRLADRLRHGETTITFDKDDDDTLDFVTAASNLRSFAYGIETKTRWEVKEMAGNIIPAIATTNAIISGLIVLQALHLLKKSHGQLRNVHVQLKPSVPLNSIRLSPPNPQCGVCKDTYATVLCDPSRTTLRDIVQGIMDDDGREVSVYEDKRVLSDPDWDDNMDRTLASLNVTRGKFVSIVDEDGEKATISIAICNLPPNHPVDGPSFILPSPLPKPPPKVKPAPEPSTPPRTSQKRPLPVETEDGVIDLAPTPKKPRPGRTSTTNGSSAKKRKLDDGSSPSKRRRLEEDGVVLMDGPNDDLGPSEPTPELPQGQTEAEYITIDSD encoded by the exons ATGTCCACAGCAAAAGCTCGTAGCGCACATGCGAAAGCAATCTTAGGCCCAGAGCTGTTCTCCAAGCTTGCCAACACCTCTGTACTACTAGTTGGCGCGGGTGGAATAGGCTGTGAACTAC TAAAAAACATCGTCCTAACAGGCTTTGGAAAAATCACACTCCTCGACCTGGATACCATTGATATTTCTAACTTAAATCGTCAATTTCTgttcaagaagaaggatgtgAAGCAGAGCAAAGCCACG GTCGCTGCTCAAACCGCCTCTCAATTTAATCCCAATGTCCGCATAACTCCAATTCACGACAACATCAAAGAACCTCAGTATGATGTTCAATGGTTTCAACAATTCGACATTGTTTTGAACGCTCTTGACAATCTGG ATGCTCGTAGACATGTAAACAAAATGTGTATGGCTGCACGGGTTCCTTTGGTGGAGTCAGGGACAGCAGGATATCTTGGACAAGTGCAACCACTCCTCAAG GACGAAACCGAATGTTTTGATTGCATACCAAAACCcactccaaaaacatttCCCGTGTGTACGATTCGGTCGACGCCAAGTCAGCCCATCCACTGCATTGTTTGGAGTAAGAGCTATCTCATGGG GCAGCTCTTCggtgaggatgaagacgCAGGTGGTGAATTGGATGAAGCCGAGAAGCAAGGAGAGAACA AACAAGAGATCGCTGCGCTTAGAAAAGAAGCTCAGGCTTTTAGAGTCGTGAGAGACTCTTTGCGAGATAGCAATGCGACGAATGCTGCGAAGTTAGCATTCGATAAA GTTTTCAATGCCGATATCAAGAACCTGCTTGTCATGGCCGATATGTGGAAGTCGCGATCGCCGCCGACTCCGCTTGACTATGATGCCATACTCGACGAGACATTCTCGATTGGAAAAGGCAATGGAACCACCTCATCAAGCGCCGTTGCCAGCGGTAGTGGAACCAATTATTCGCCCTCTTTAAAGGGTTACGCCAATGGCAGTGCTGGCACATCTCATCTGAAGGACCAACGCGCACTAACTTTAAAAGACAATTTGGAACTTTTCATTTCAAG TACTGACCGCTTGGCTGATCGCCTACGGCACGGGGAAACGACCATCACATTCGATAAAGACGATGACGACACTCTCGACTTTGTCACCGCCGCCTCAAACCTTCGTTCCTTCGCTTACGGCATTGAAACCAAGACCCGTTGGGAAGTCAAAG AGATGGCAGGAAATATCATTCCGGCAATTGCGACAACAAACGCGATCATCTCAGGTTTGATAGTTCTTCAAGCTCTGCATCTTCTTAAAAAAAGCCATGGACAGCTACGGAACGTCCACGTCCAGCTAAAGCCATCCGTTCCCCTCAACTCTATACGCCTAAGTCCACCAAACCCTCAGTGCGGCGTATGCAAGGATACTTATGCAACTGTACTCTGTGATCCCTCACGGACGACTCTTCGCGACATCGTCCAGGGCATcatggatgatgatgggaGAGAAGTCAGCGTTTATGAAGATAAGCGTGTTTTAAGCGACCCAGACTGGGATGACAATATGGATCGCACTCTTGCGAGCCTTAATGTTACCCGAGGCAAATTTGTTTCCATAGtagatgaagatggagaaaAAGCCACAATATCCATCGCTATCTGCAATCTTCC ACCCAACCACCCTGTGGATGGCCCATCGTTTATTCTTCCCTCACCTTTGCCAAAACCTCCGCCAAAAGTCAAGCCTGCGCCTGAGCCATCAACTCCGCCACGAACATCGCAGAAGCGGCCTCTACCGGTGGAAACTGAGGATGGTGTGATTGATCTCGCTCCGACCCCCAAAAAGCCTAGACCAGGTCGAACAAGCACAACCAACGGGTCTTCGGCTAAAAAGCGGAAACTGGACGACGGCTCAAGTCCAAGCAAGAGACGACGCTTGGAGGAAGACGGTGTGGTTCTAATGGATGGTCCGAATGATGATCTCGGTCCTTCGGAGCCAACGCCGGAACTACCGCAGGGGCAGACGGAAGCTGAATATATCACTATCGACTCAGATTGA
- a CDS encoding Cell cycle checkpoint protein RAD17: MAPKSQAQTQPQVGKRKPTKSSSLHRTVRLDGERIPSSSAPSRMTRMDPLTAFSKSVTTVSTVNKINASQSQGQKFKGKGKAKIQEYESENSGEDGQAAGFLWVDKYEPMTEAQLAVHARKVEDVRRWFDEAFEGGPSGKLTKYRRILVLTGPSGTGKTATVRVLAKEMGFEIMEWKNTIGEAQNFFSQESNTSDYEGLFTKFEAFLARASTCHNIFASSSAQKSKNRRIILLEDLPNILHSKTQTQFHEALHALVSAQSANPVPVVIIISDSGLRGEATDERRAEAGGWGWGKDKTQIIDVRTVLPKDLLGGQFVTEISFNPIAPTLLRKALQAMLSIHFSRSSASAPSKEVLDTIVESANGDIRSAIMALQFACIIEFPGRGKKRLGEQRIVLEAVTRREQSLALFHLLGKVLYNKRMGDPPSASASAKDLQKERDIDAALKPSVKLPVHLHQHDRRASRVNVESLYADSPIDTSLFSLYIHQNYTQFCNEVEESEDLADWLSWIDASGGDMWYQANPHQFHLLTLGTLHSLPSPVPRRSQKYYKPEFFGFLQKEKDAWDSVCATRDWLIDDLLSRDGSGWRAGGWTKNDVVLEVGGVLKAQDAIQNSKYARPPPPVHKLFSQMTFTRTGNTVRASQLDERDDFQADQQLGLDRDLDMVSPSSIYKMAEEKGGWLESDDIDEF, translated from the exons ATGGCGCCCAAATCACAAGCACAAACGCAGCCTCAGGTTGGGAAGCGAAAGCCAACCAAATCTTCAAGTCTCCACCGAACAGTCAGGCTTGATGGGGAAAgaataccttcatcctcagcaCCTTCAAGAATGACCAGAATGGACCCGCTGACAGCC TTCTCAAAATCTGTAACGACTGTATCCACAGTCAATAAAATCAACGCGTCCCAGTCTCAAGGTCAGAAGTTCAAAGGAAAGGGGAAGGCGAAAATTCAGGAATATGAAAGCGAGAACAGTGGTGAAGATGGACAAG CAGCTGGCTTTCTGTGGGTTGATAAGTATGAGCCCATGACTGAG GCTCAATTGGCGGTTCATGCCAGAAAAGTGGAAGACGTACGGAGATGGTTCGATGAAGCCTTCGAGGGTGGTCCATCGGGAAAGCTTACCAAGTATAGG CGTATACTAGTACTTACTGGTCCATCTGGGACAGGCAAAACTGCAACAGTTCGTGTACTTGCGAAAGAGATGGGATTCGAGATTATGGAATGGAAAAATACGATCGGCGAGGCCCAAAACTTCTTTAGCCAAGAATCTAACACTTCGGACTATGAAGGCCTCTTCACCAAGTTTGAAGCTTTTTTGGCCCGGGCATCGACATGCCATAACATCTTTGCCAGCTCCTCTGCACAAAAATCGAAAAATCGCCGAATAATTCTTCTAGAAGATCTTCCAAATATCCTACACTCCAAGACACAGACTCAGTTTCACGAGGCATTACATGCATTGGTGTCGGCGCAGTCAGCGAACCCTGTCCCTGTGGTCATTATCATAAGTGATTCAGGTTTGCGCGGAGAAGCGACCGACGAACGAAGAGCGGAAGCcgggggatggggatggggaaaGGACAAGACCCAAATTATCGACGTGCGGACTGTTCTTCCAAAGGATCTCTTAGGAGGGCAGTTTGTGACAGAAATAAG CTTTAACCCAATCGCCCCTACATTACTTCGGAAAGCTCTTCAAGCGATGCTTAGCATTCACTTTTCGAGATCCTCAGCTAGTGCGCCGTCGAAGGAAGTTTTGGATACCATAGTAGAGTCTGCGAACGGCGATATCAGAAGTGCAATAATGGCTCTTCAATTTGCATGTATAATCGAGTTTCCGGGGCGCGGCAAGAAAAGGCTAGGTGAACAACGAATAGTGCTGGAAGCTGTGACAAGGCGTGAGCAGAGCTTAGCACTTTTCCACTTATTAGGAAAGGTCTTGTATAATAAGC GTATGGGTGATCCTCCAAGTGCCTCTGCCAGTGCGAAAGATTTGCAGAAGGAACGCGACATTGATGCAGCACTTAAGCCGAGTGTAAAGCTTCCTGTACACTTGCACCAACATGATAGGCGGGCAAGTAGGGTAAATGTTGAA TCCCTCTATGCCGATTCTCCCATTGACACCTCATTATTTTCGTTGTACATCCACCAAAATTACACGCAATTTTGCAACGAGGTTGAAGAATCAGAAGATTTGGCTGATTGGTTGAGCTGGATCGATGCTAGTGGTGGAGATATG TGGTATCAGGCTAATCCTCATCAGTTTCACTTGTTGACGTTGGGCACATTGCATTCACTACCTTCGCCGGTTCCACGACGTTCCCAGAAGTACTACAAGCCCGAATTTTTTGGCTTcttgcaaaaagaaaaagacgcCTGGGATAGTGTTTGCGCTACTCGGGATTGGCTAATCGATGACCTACTATCTCGG GATGGGTCTGGTTGGAGAGCTGGTGGATGGACCAAGAACGACGTCGTACTGGAAGTGGGTGGCGTTCTCAAAGCTCAAGACGCAATACAAAACTCCAAATATGCTcggcctcctcctcctgtaCACAAGCTTTTCTCGCAAATGACATTCACACGCACAGGGAACACCGTTCGGGCATCTCAATTAGACGAAAGAGACGACTTTCAAGCAGATCAACAATTGGGCCTTGATCGCGACCTTGATATGGTATCCCCGTCTTCGATATACAAGATGGCAGAGGAAAAGGGGGGCTGGTTGGAATCTGACGATATTGACGAATTCTGA
- a CDS encoding 3-hydroxyanthranilate 3,4-dioxygenase 2, protein MPLAPPLNFSKWLNDNQHLLQPPVNNFCLYKGDDFIVMAVGGPNERRDYHVNETEEWFYQHKGGMLLRTVDDGKFRDIRIEEGEMFLLPGLRCLPQYFHPLTDLIANTPHNPVRFANTIGLVTERVRPKDSLDRLRWYCSNPVHIEPTIIREEAFHVTDLGTQLKPVIEKWMTDEGSRKCPHCGIIADAK, encoded by the exons ATGCCCCTTGCTCCCCCTCTCAACTTTTCCAAATGGCTGAATGACAATCAACATCTGTTACAACCACCAGTGAACAATTTTTGCCTCTATAAAGGAGATGATTTCATCGTTATGGCTGTCGGAGGCCCGAACGAAAGGCGTGATTATCATGTCAACGAAACAGAA GAATGGTTTTACCAACACAAAGGAGGTATGCTCCTGCGCACCGTGGATGATGGAAAGTTCAGAGATATTCGTATCGAAGAGGGCGAGATGTTTTTGTTGCCTGGTTTGCGTTGTTTACCTCAGTACTTTCATCCGCTTACGGACTTGATAGCAAACACACCGCACAACCCTGTGCGCTTTGCTAATACCATTGGCTTGGTGACCGAGCGAGTCAGGCCGAAGGACTCACTAG ATCGCCTGCGATGGTATTGCTCAAACCCGGTTCACATCGAACCAACGATTATCAGGGAGGAAGCTTTTCATGTCACCGATCTCGGGACTCAGCTCAAGCCAGTAATCGAGAAGTGGATGACTGACGAAGGTAGCAGGAAATGCCCCCACTGCGGTATAATTGCGGATGCAAAGTAG
- a CDS encoding Oxalate decarboxylase OxdC, with protein MWHPILILSILLQCSTVLVIAAPTVPIQPQVEYTDSNPNDVLWTPTSGRFPSPQRGRVGASILGPQNVPMDLQNADLLAPPTTDNGEVQNYKWPFSFSHNKLKDGGWARQQNVKDLPQATDIAGVNMRLEAGAIREMHWHSTSEWAYVLKGDLRVSTITPEGQVWVGDVSAGDLWYFPAGNPHSIQAKDTAPDGAEFLLIFDSGSFSEDSTFQLTDWLAHVPKSVIAKNFGMTGNLDAFDHIPEHELYIFPSLPPSPDISQDMVIPNNTPHPYTYQFSKVVPEQKEAGTVKVVDSRTFTVSETIAAAEVELEVGGLRELHVRILKFGLYFMLHVTDDIFSNRIVASNAAGMDLLCVSHHIIRFSPGTKLLGLVLVKLGSLFSRPKEMLQHTISMQGGDIAYIPPTFGHYIENIGNTTLKFVEILKSDIFQDISLSQWLALTPPNLVKAHLGFSDEVMAKLTKTKKTLVK; from the exons ATGTGGCATCCGATACTTATCCTGTCCATATTGCTGCAGTGTTCGACTGTTCTCGTCATTGCGGCACCAACAGTGCCTATTCAGCCTCAAGTAGAATACACCGACTCGAACCCCAATGACGTTCTCTGGACGCCTACCTCCGGCCGCTTCCCTAGTCCGCAGCGTGGGAGGGTTGGCGCCTCTATTCTGGGCCCTCAGAATGTACCTATGGACCTACAAAACGCGGACCTTTTAGCGCCTCCAACAACGGATAACGGCGAAGTACAAAATTACAAGTGGCCTTTCTCGTTTAGCCATAACAAACTAAAGGATGGGGGATGGGCAAGACAACAAAATG TTAAAGATCTACCTCAAGCAACAGACATAGCAG GTGTAAATATGCGACTTGAAGCAGGAGCTATAAG AGAAATGCACTGGCATAGCACATCAGAA TGGGCTTACGTTCTGAaa GGTGATCTTAGAGTCAGTACCATCACTCCAGAGGGTCAAGTGTGGGTCGGCGACGTC TCCGCAGGCGATCTCTGGTATTTCCCAGCCGGCAACCCACACTCCATCCAAGCAAAAGACACCGCTCCAGATGGTGCCGAATTTCTCCTCATTTTCGATTCGGGATCATTCTCAGAAGATTCTACTTTCCAACTTACTGATTGGCTTGCTCATGTACCCAAGTCCGTCATTGCGAAGAACTTTGGAATGACGGGTAACCTGGATGCATTCGACCATATTCCCGAACATGAGCTTTACATATTCCCTT CGCTTCCTCCTTCGCCAGACATTTCTCAAGATATGGTTATTCCCAACAATACCCCACACCCATATACATACCAATTTTCTAAAGTTGTTCCTGAACAAAAGGAAGCAGGAACAGTCAAAGTTGTAGACAGCAGAACGTTTACTGTTTCGGAGACAATTGCTGCAGCTGAAGTAGAACTCGAGGTTGGCGGATTGCG AGAACTCCATGTTCGTATTTTAAAATTTGGGCTTTATTTTATGCTACACGTCACTGACGATATATTTTCCAATCGAATAGTGGCATCCAACGCAGCCGGAATGGACCTTCTTTGTGTAAGTCATCACATTATCCGATTTTCACCAGGCACCAAACTATTGGGACTAGTTCTGGTCAAGCTAGGATCACTCTTTTCGCGTCCCAAGGAAATGCTGCAACATACGATTTCTATGCAA GGCGGTGATATTGCTTATATTCCTCCGACATTTG GGCACTACATCGAGAATATCGGCAACACGACCCTGAAGTTTGTCGAGATCCTCAAGTCTG ACATTTTCCAAGATATCTCGCTCAGCCAATGGCTTGCGTTGACACCACCAAATCTCGTCAAAGCTCACCTCGGATTCTCCGACGAGGTAATGGCGAAATTGActaaaacaaaaaagacgcTAGTCAAGTAG
- a CDS encoding LanC-like protein GCL2, which produces MAYKQHNQTRHIPLPSKPPVLVKDWEAINKHIAEALSNEVLRVQRATKDLQIQRHDSIYTGISGIAMMEYHLAGISIPLQHDALTPKSLIHVADQHLARVIRYRPPYVYSFNRLSFIESGVGIAALVLSRGLWTSEPTIVGNWKAAKDFLESNVEQVLLEDAELYSPGEKEDGCEVLYGRAGLLYALLYLRNSISGKPHHEIASLENLTSDSNLARLVDSIMSRGKHGAFSLASEFRMDDQPQLPPLMWTWHRKRYLGGAHAGILQILLACPGSIIQKHLSEILGTIRWLITCQDEAGNWPSKCPTQRGVSSENELVQWCHGAPGVIILLSTTLRVLHDHEGFAADGVRDDIVRSIQQGARFVYKHGLLRKGVGLCHGVAGSVYALLAASDALDSSSNKRFFAKAAHLAFLATLREDLTTSKEMLIPDHPWSLYEGIAGACCAYAEVLSRLDSNDSRRSVSGFPGYNDFCGI; this is translated from the exons ATGGCTTACAAGCAGCATAACCAGACCCGTCATATCCCGCTACCGAGCAAACCCCCTGTGCTTGTCAAGGATTGGGAAGCTATTAACAAGCATATAGCTGAAGCCTTGTCTAATGAGGTTTTACGAGTACAACGAGCAACCAAAGATCTCCAGATCCAGAGACATGACAGCATCTACACCGGAATATCAG GAATAGCAATGATGGAGTATCACCTGGCCGGGATATCGATCCCGCTTCAGCATGATGCATTGACGCCAAAAAGTCTCATTCATGTTGCCGATCAACATCTAGCGCGCGTAATCCGCTATCGTCCTCCTTACGTTTACTCTTTTAACCGTCTTTCTTTTATTGAAAGCGGCGTCGGCATTGCTGCTCTTGTGCTTTCCCGAGGCTTGTGGACTTCGGAGCCGACAATTGTCGGTAATTGGAAGGCGGCAAAGGACTTCCTAGAATCGAATGTTGAGCAGGTCCTTTTGGAGGACGCTGAACTTTACTCGCCCGGCGAGAAAGAAGATGGATGTGAAGTTTTGTATGGGCGTGCAGGCCTGCTCTACGCACTTTTGTaccttcgaaattcaataAGCGGGAAGCCACATCATGAAATTGCATCGCTGGAGAACTTAACTTCGGACAGTAATCTAGCTCGTCTTGTCGATTCTATTATGAGCCGAGGCAAACACGGCGCGTTCTCCCTCGCTTCGGAATTCAGAATGGATGATCAACCCCAACTCCCCCCTCTGATGTGGACCTGGCATCGCAAACGCTATCTTGGAGGCGCACATG CTGGCATCTTGCAGATATTATTAGCATGTCCTGGCTCAATCATCCAGAAGCATCTTTCAGAAATCCTTGGAACAATAAGATGGCTCATAACTTGTCAAGATGAAGCTGGAAACTGGCCGTCGAAATGCCCTACTCAACGGGGCGTCAGTTCCGAAAATGAGCTCGTCCA GTGGTGTCACGGTGCTCCCGGAGTAATCATCCTTCTTTCTACAACGCTTCGTGTGCTTCACGATCACGAAGGCTTCGCGGCAGACGGCGTTCGAGACGATATTGTTCGATCTATACAACAGGGCGCCCGTTTTGTCTACAAGCATGGTCTGCTCCGCAAGGGCGTTGGCCTCTGCCATGGGGTCGCAGGCTCGGTCTACGCTCTGTTGGCAGCGTCGGATGCGCTCGATTCGTCTTCTAATAAACGTTTCTTTGCTAAGGCCGCGCATCTAGCATTTCTCGCCACTCTTCGTGAAGACCTGACTACTTCGAAAGAAATGTTAATTCCTGACCATCCTTGGAGTCTATATGAAGGAATTGCTGGAGCATGCTGTGCATATGCGGAAGTCTTATCTCGTCTAGATTCAAATGACTCTCGTAGGTCCGTCAGCGGCTTTCCTGGATATAACGATTTTTGTGGGATATGA
- a CDS encoding Dehydrogenase orsE, with product MPSSATHHLAAVIPSKGSPLEFVERPTPTPGPDELLIQVKAIAINPIDYYRFLIGVFVDVYPATIGSDYAGVIIAKGSNVADNVKLGTRVLGVSASFASKGAPDYGAFQERVLVPASTVTPLPDAISFAEATVLPLAVLTAWAGWYQLGLPRNTKFTPADKKGLIIWGGASSVGSVVVQAARLLGFTTYVTASEKHHAYLNSLGATRLFDYKDAEVVDKIANAIKEDGVSVQSAYHAIGDLHSTLDVLLKVKGEGIAKVAHAPPIQSDTPKADGIEVKFVIPPMDSPEATAEFIQFVFTDWLEGKLATGEIVPSPRVQLVAGGLRSLPKALDEWKNGVSGAKIVVEL from the coding sequence ATGCCTTCTTCAGCAACACATCACCTTGCTGCCGTGATTCCGTCAAAAGGATCACCACTTGAATTCGTAGAGCGCCCTACTCCTACCCCTGGACCCGACGAGCTCCTGATTCAAGTCAAGGCCATCGCCATAAACCCAATCGACTACTACCGATTCTTAATCGGGGTGTTCGTCGACGTATACCCAGCCACCATAGGTAGCGACTACGCAGGAGTCATCATCGCAAAGGGCTCCAACGTAGCAGATAACGTGAAATTGGGCACGCGCGTTCTAGGCGTCTCCGCGTCATTCGCGTCAAAGGGCGCACCAGACTATGGCGCATTCCAAGAGCGCGTACTCGTCCCTGCGTCTACGGTCACGCCACTGCCAGACGCGATCAGTTTCGCCGAGGCGACTGTACTTCCTTTAGCCGTTCTTACAGCATGGGCTGGGTGGTATCAGCTTGGTTTGCCCCGTAACACCAAGTTCACCCCTGCGGACAAAAAGGGGCTTATAATCTGGGGAGGCGCGTCCAGCGTTGGAAGCGTTGTCGTCCAGGCCGCGCGACTGTTAGGCTTCACCACCTACGTAACAGCAAGCGAGAAACACCACGCATACCTCAACAGCCTCGGCGCGACGCGTTTGTTTGATTACAAGGACGCAGAAGTCGTTGACAAGATTGCCAATGCCATTAAGGAAGATGGTGTTTCGGTTCAGTCAGCATACCATGCCATTGGGGACCTCCATAGTACTTTGGATGTGCTTCTCAAGGTCAAGGGGGAGGGCATCGCGAAAGTGGCTCACGCGCCTCCTATACAATCCGACACACCCAAAGCAGACGGTATCGAGGTCAAGTTTGTCATTCCACCTATGGATTCACCTGAAGCAACCGCAGAGTTCATTCAATTCGTTTTCACGGATTGGTTAGAAGGGAAACTGGCAACAGGAGAGATTGTACCAAGTCCAAGAGTCCAACTTGTTGCAGGAGGGTTGCGCTCTCTCCCaaaggcgttggatgagtGGAAAAACGGAGTCAGTGGAGCGAAAATAGTAGTTGAGCTCTGA
- a CDS encoding Calmodulin-like protein 5: MGALGRTPTEQELSAILREIDTDHNGTIEFDEFVDLMDRNPLSPKLAGAAPFGEDSELYYAFSVFDKDSSGKISVDELAQVMKNLGEKLTKDELDMMISEADLDGDKEINFTEFKKMVGGLSK, translated from the exons ATGGGTGCGCTCGGGCGGACGCCGACGGAGCAAGAGCTCAGCGCGATCCTGCGCGAGATCGACACGGACCACAACGGCACTATCGAATTCGACGAGTTCGTCGACCTCATGGACCGCAACCCGCTTTCGCCCAAGCTCGCGGGCGCGGCGCCGTTCGGGGAGGACTCGGAGCTGTACTACGCGTTCAGCGTGTTTGATAAGGATTCAAGTGGCAAGATTAGTGTGGATGAGCTGGCGCAGGTTATGAAGAACCTAG GGGAAAAGTTAACAAAGGACGAACTTGACATGATGATCAGCGAAGCCGACCTGGATGGTGACAAGGAGATCAACTTCACGG AATTTAAGAAG ATGGTTGGGGGACTTTCAAAGTGA